The window GTACTAAGGTGTCTCTTTCTCTCGCCGGAAAGTGTCTCTGGCAGCGGTGATTGACCGGAGTGCCATGGAGTCTGGACGGATTTTCTTTGATGCCTCTGCTTCTCGCGGGAACAACATGCTCTTCCTCGGCAACACTGAACTTGCTTTTCGAGGTCATTCTCTTGCTCTTTATCTTGATTTGATGTTATCAAGTTTTCTCTTACTTACCCTTTTTTtggattgaaaatttgaaattaaatatggTGTGGAGTATTTGTTGTTCTTATGGTTTGGTTTCTTAAAGTGCTTTTGGTGTTGTTCTCCTGATATTAATTTATGTTGACCATTAACATAAACCATTATTCCGCGTATTATAAAAGGTAAAATTCTAATTCTGATTAgagaacagtaaaaaaaaaaacactgcaTCTGAGTTTTGTGCTTCTAAAAATGAAATCTGTTTGGCAGCTGGGAAGTTTGGAACAATAAAGCAAACGAAATAAAAGGCATGATTCGATTTGGGTTTTTGATAAAGGAAGCAACTTGATGGTGTATCAGATTTGGGTTGTGAcagataaagaattaaaaatttcttgttttattaaatttttgtatGTATTATTATGTTTTGGCATGGATGGTGGTCTTGATACACAAAAGAGTGTAAATTGATGGggttttgtttttgggattgaaATGAAAGCAGGGAGATCGATGATGAGCATGGAGGAAGCCTCAAAGAGGCGACCTTTCTTCACCTCACCGGACGAACTGTATGATGAGGAGTATTATGACAAGCAGTCgccggagaagaagaagcaccgCCTCAGTTCCGAACAGGTTGGCCAGTAGCTTCAAATTTGAATGAATTgctatttgttgttgttgtcagaCTCATCACCAATTTGAATATAAGAAGTTGTTGCCATGAATAGCTTGAAATTTGAATGAATTGCTTTGACTTTGGCTTTTAAACTTAATATAATATGTGGAAAGAAAAAAGGTGGTTGGCTTTAAAGAGAAAACCTATTTTGTAGCTATGAAGAGATTGAATCTGAAACCATTTCTTACTATTAGTAGTAAATCAAGACAACTTTGCTTGATTTGAATACTTGGTGTTGTTATTAATTTACGGATTACTATATATTGTATAATGCTTTTACTTTACTTTGTtttttagattaatatatattgttGCATCCAAAGATTAAGATATGAGAAAAGTGTGTGATAGCTTGCCATCAACATTTCCATGTGCTGTGACACTCTTTATGTGGTTGATGGTTAGGTCCATCTGTTGGAGAAGAACTTCGAGGAAGAGAACAAATTGGAGCCTGAGAGGAAGACCCAGTTGGCTAAGAAGCTGGGATTGCAGCCCAGGCAGGTGGCTGTGTGGTTTCAGAACCGCAGGGCTCGATGGAAGACCAAGCAACTTGAAAGGGATTATGATGTTCTCAAGTCTTCATACGACACCCTACTTTCATCCTACGATTCAATTATGAAGGAGAATGAGAAACTCAAATCTGAGGTACATTTAAACATGTGTACCGTTGAAAAAGTTAAATCATTGTATTGCATCTATGCAACGGTAATTTTAAGATTTCTCTATGTAGATTTGGCTACTCATATATGCAATTTGAGTATCGGTGAATGACATAAAAGAGTGTTAGCAACATAATcttaaatagattatttttaacacatattttattattagttatattaaaaataattacaaaataagaAACTCATTATATACAGAATGgaacctaaaaaaattataatttttaataaattttaaccgataataataataaaaaaaagtatttgaaagaatgtgttattaatatttctagTGATACTACGGATAGAGTTATGCATAGATGTGTGTAATGGGTgaataaaatagaatagaatATAAATTGTCTGTCAACAGTTGGGGGTGTATAGGATTAGAATTAGTGCCTTCACAATCAGAACTCCATCATAGCATAGCATAGGGAAACAAGTCGACACGACGCTTGGAAGATGATTGGTAGCTATCCTGAAAGGGTCCTACACATGAGATTCGACATTATAATAATCACAAACTACCAGGAGTAGCATCTGTTCTGAACCCCACCTCGTTTGCAAAGAGGTCACTTTCAAAGTAGCTATGCGAATATACCTTTGTAGATTTCTCAAAATATGCTTTAAGACTTCCTTTTGAGAAAGAGACTgaacttttaaaaaagaaaaaaggagtaTGCAAGATAGGCCAGAAACTAATTAACAAGTGGACTTTTTGATTGAATATCTTATATGACATGTTGACTATTCCGCAGGTGGTATCCTTAAATGAGAAGCTTCAAGTTCAAGCTAAAGAGGTGCCTGAGGAAACATTATGTGACAAGAAAGTCGATCCACTTCCAGTAGATGAAGATATGGCTCCGATTTTCAGCACAAGAGTGGAGGACCACCTGAGTAGTGGGAGTGTTGGAAGTGCGGTGGTGGATGAGGGTAGTCCACAGGTGGTTGTTGACAGTGTTGATTCATACTTTCCAGCTGACAACTATGGTGGATGCATGGGCCCGGTCGAAAGGGTTCAGTCTGAACAGGAGGATGGGAGTGATGATGGGAGGAGTTACTTGGATGTGTTTGTGGCATCTGAAACTGAGAATCAAAACCATGAGGAAGGAGAGGCATTGGGTTGGTGGACTAATATGTATTATGTTGGGTAAATGATAATGCAGCAGTGCTTTTGAAATTTAGATGCTTAATTAAGAAAAGGtaataatattgtttaattaGATGTATCATGTGGGCGAGAGGAGGAAAAAGTGAAAGCCCGATTTGGCTGGCTTGGACCCCTAGCAGTTGGAGTGTCCTTAAGCCAAGGTTTAATAAATAAAGTCTAATAATTTGGTCATTTGTGTTGGTTAATGGTTGTACTGTCAGAATTACAGTAAGTATATTTCTTGTTCGAGTATTAAAACATGGCTAATTAGTActttacaaaatttgatgagTTCTCTTTTTTTCCTACTGAATCCAATTTTGGAAAAACCATTTATGACagctaaaccaaaataaaatcgGAGGTAACTCCCCAATCCCATTGTcttcttttaatccatttcGAATAGTGCTTTTCagctaatattatttttcacacCCTAATCACGGTAGTCCAATGTGAAATATTTACTATAATATACATCAACATTGTTTATAACTTGTTAAAAGCGCAGACAAAAAAGTAGAGTtatgctttttcttcaaaaaaaaataagactcatCCAATACTATTTGCTAGAGTCAAATCTATCGGTTGAAACCAGAGACATTGCAATATCAACTATAAGATATATGGATAAACTTAAATTCTCACTAAGAATTTGTCGGAAGATTCCAGCACAAAATTGCAAGAAACTCAATATAAGCCATGCTAGTTAATTACACAAAAATCTCATTATTAACAAGCATTCCAACGATCATACTATGTCAGATATTTCTGTTGCATAACAGATATAATCTAACACCAATAACAGAGATATTCGGACCTAAAGATCATCATCAAGCAAGCAATGAGAAAGCTTACAGATATCATTCAACCTACCTCCCAAACACACCCTAGTAAGTTACCTAATCTGCATTTACACTTTAGTATAATGGACGCAGCAAACACTTATGCAAGGGCTAACTCGACACGTGCAATGCACATGAACTAATGTCACAAATCAGAAACTACATTAAGATACAATAAGACAGGCCTCGTGGCAGTGCTATAACGATGGAACCACCCTTACTTACAGTAACTTAATCCTCATTGAGATGCTAAAACTGAGGAGGGGGCTAGCTATTAGTGTCTAAGTTAAACCCCCCACAAACATGACTAGAGAATTATGGGAATTATGCAAATAaacaaatcaaacagaacacgcACTACGCAAGCAGCACAAAGCAGATGGAAAAAAGCTTTGATTCCAATAATTCCCCTGCATTCTAACACATCTGCAGATGCCCAAGAACAAAATCAAGGGCATGCGTGTGCAGGACTTTTCTGGGGTCAGAGAAAAAGTATAAAGAATGAAATATTGCCTACAACTGCTCGACTTAACATTTTCTTACTTCTTTCccatcctttcctttttttactaCTTTTTTCCTATTCCTTCTTTACAATAATTCCATTTGTATACATTTATGGATCAGACTCTgctagaaaaatgaaaaatgtactTCTCTGCTATGGAGCAGCCAACTGGACAGCTGCAGCAGAAATCATTTCAAAATTGGACGCATCCTCACAATTTCCCTCATACTGGAGCCCCCCACTGAAAGCAGATAATCCTACAAATTCTGCTTAGCCAAAAACCAGCATCTGAGTTAGCAGGTCAGTTTTACCTATATGTACAAGCATGCAAGAGACACCAGCTGTGGCTGCCCCATGGCCCAATCATACCAGTGGATGATCACATCACACCACATAAAACCAATCAGCTATCAGATTTTCTGAGCCAAGAGTATAAGTATGAGATCAACTATCTGATTCCTTCCTTTTCCTGGTTGACTTCCGGCTTGCTTTGGATTTTTCTGTGTCCACATTCATCAGTGGTTTTGGTTCCGCTATGACAGAAGGTTCAGAGCTGTCAGTAAAGCTTGAATTGGGCATCTTCTCATATATAATGGCTAAATCAAGGGAGTATATGCGAAGGGCAAGGGAAGGCAAAGTAGAAGATTTGGCAGCTGCTGAGAATGATGACCAGTACCACCAGTCATTCCTCAAGTACTCTGTCTTAATCATATCCTCCAGTGTAAATGTTGCCTGAATCATCTGAAAAATGGAAGGAACATCAATTAACAAACACAAGTTCACATTCATTACTAAGCTGCTTGAACTACAAATATGGTATAATTATTGGTCAAAAAATTCATGTGCAAACATAAAACTGCTGTTTTTCACTGATATTGGAGTTTAAGGGCAAAGTGGCATAAAAAAGTCATCAAATTGTTTCCTAACgagaatcaaaacaaaaaactacTCAATAAGGTGAGTTGCAGTGCTGAAACTAAAGGAATGAGAAACATGTGGAGTTGCCAATGCCTGTTAATGGAGAATTGTATGTGCTAGACCCACAGAAATAAGACAAACCTCATATATAGTCTTTGCAGATTTTACAAATGTACGCCAAGCCTGTCTTCTGTCTGGCACAGCCTTTGATGGTCTAAGAGCAATTGCCAGGAGTGCAGCATCCATGTCAAGTAGATTTATCTTCAGCTGCCTCAAAATGTGAGAAGCTTTTCCAACTAGTGGTCTCAATGAAGGCGAAGGAACCACACAGCACCCATCGGCTCCCATAACTGAAGCAGGACTACAAAAAGAGAATTTTCCATCTCTTTGTTCTCTCAAGGATGATTTGTTGGATTTATTGCTTTCATTTGCAGCCAATTTTCCAGTAGAAATGCCAGATTTATGGTCAAGGCATGTGCCAGCTCCATCAGTGTTTCCCTGAGAAACCCGGCTTTCTGACACTATGGACACACCACCAACAATGCTTTCATCCTTTTGAGCTGAGAGTGTATATTCACTAACAAAAGGAGATACAGAAGGAACAAAGGATGGGATACCATCTGAACCAATAAGACCTATTTCGCTGACAAGTTCCTTGTTAGAATCATTTGTCACAAACTTGGAACATATATCTTCAAAATTAAATGGGCATGTGGATTcttcatttgaaaatttaatcaATCTTGAGCTAAGCTTAGAAGATCCACTAACCGAGGTCAAAGCTGTTTCCGCATCAGCTCTGAATTTTTCATGTAAGGTATCACATTTTAAGTTCCCTCTTCCTTTAGAAGATCCATTTTTATCCTTATTCTTCTCTATGGCCAGAAGACCTGCATTACACTTGCCATCATTGTGCCCATCAAATTCAATGTCACTCGCAACAGTTTTGTGACAATGTGTGCAGTGTTTCCTAGAAGGCAATATGGGTTCTAGGCACTCACACCTATACAACTTTTCATCATTAGTTGTTCTGGTCTTTCTATTTTGCTTCTTTAACACTTCACTATTATCCCACTCAACAAAGGGACCAAATTTCTTTTCCAGCAAGGAAGTTGCCTTGGTAACAAGAGAATTAGATACTGTTTTCTCTCTGTTTCTTGGCATAGAAACATTTCCTTGGTCCTTGGCCCGATCTTCAGTCTGTGCATTAATAAACTGTTGGAATCTTGATTTTGGCCCCAGCATAATGGAATCTTTCAGTTCTCTTTCTTTAGGGTCACTATCATCCAGCCAACCTAAGAGCTCTTCAATTTCAACATCAGTTTCATAAGCAATCCACGGAGAACTATTGCCCAAAGGATTACTAGGCTGAGACATTAAAGAGGAATCCTTGTCAGATAGTGCACAATGCTGCAGAACAGAAAACTTCTCCACATAGTCTCTGCTAAATGTCATTCCTCTTCCATGCAGCAAAGCAGCACTTGCATCAACAACTATACGTGAACGTCCTCCGGGCAAAGCCGAAGCCCAGTACAATCGACCAATGGAATCAATACCCAAACATTCCCGGCGAACAGAGAGCTTCAGCAGCTGTGATGCTACACTAGTTATGGAGTCCTGCAATAGCGAAATATCACGTTTGATGGCAATGAGCTCAAGGTGGTAGGGTTCGGACTCATTCACAGAAATCTGAGGAACATCAACAGGCATTCCTTGCTGGTAAGACACAGGAGTAGGTATGTCCTTTCCCTCACATTTCTGGTTTTTACCCTGAACAAGAGATGCTCCACCAGCACCATTTGTTTCTTGAGGCATATGATTTGGCAATGGAAAAGACTTGGGGGATTTGTCTGTACATTGAGACTCCACAGCGCCAGAGACATTTCTAAATTGCCCCTCTACATCTATGGAATTCATATTTTGGCTATCAGAATCTGAATTTGTCACAGATATGCTTTTATCAACACTATCAAACCTATACTTATCTTTGGTAACCTCTTCTGAAGGCAGACTATCAACAAATACCCCAAAATTACTAGGATTGTCAACTGCAGTATGTGGCTGGACCAGACATTTACCAGTATTTGATAACAAAGAAGCAAACCCTTCCTTAAGACCAACTTCTCCAGCAGTATTTAGTGAGAAAGTATCAATTTTGGCAGCTTTTGTGGATAAAATATCCTCTCTAGTTTTCAGACTTTTCCACTCTGCAGAGTGTGCACGCAATTTCTGATGTAACTCTGCAGACAACTCTGCACATTGCTCAAGGTGCTGGTGTATCAGGGAAGAATTAAGCAACTCATCGCATAAAAACTTGAGAAGGAAAGTTCTCTgcaatgattttaaaaaaatgtaagcaAATACAAACACAGAAAACAGTTTCAGAAATAAGTTATCAATCATAACACAAGATGCACCATACAGAGCATTTTATGCTTAGTAATAATAGTAGTAAATTCCAGCATCGTAACATCATgctcaaaaccaaaaaaatgagcCTTTGCATCAGTAAAAGCAatattttgatgttaccttttatACATAcaagaaaattagaaaattggCTATACCAAGGAAACCAAGTAACGAATGAAAATTTAGCAAAATTATAAGTGTCAGGACAATATATCATTTATACAGGATATAATCCCATTAAAATTCATTCAGATGACAGCAAATGGGAAGCACATACCAGCATTATCCAATTACTGACAAAAACATTTTCCAGAATGATACAACAAAtataaagtgtaaaaaataagacaataattCCATTCTACCAAGAAGGCTTGTATGGATTAGCTatgttaagaaaatgaaaaggtaacATAAGTAGGTGTGCATAAACAAACCTCGCCCACACTGTACTCCcagtattctttttcttcaattgcAGCAGATAAATGAGCTAGAGATTCTAAGTAAAGAGAATTGACTTCTCCCTGGAATTTTTTACTTTGCCGTTTGCCAATAACCTGTGTACGTTCTGTAACATTTTGAGTTGCATGTTTACCAACAACACAAGAAGGACAGTACCAGTTTCCCTCAGGGATCCTCGCAAGTGGAGGATTCAAGCAATATGTATGATACTCAGCATCACAAGTATCACATAGTAGAACACTATCATCATCCCTATCAATGCCACATACTTTACATACTCCCTCATCCCAAGGGGCCTTCGGAATCTCATTTGTTGACTCAATAAAATCACCAACTTCCTTTCTCATTTCTGCACTTAAGCATTCCAGTTTAGCATATTCCACAAATCTTTGGACATAGGTGACAACCTGTAACAAAGgaagaaattttaaaagttcaaTTAACTACTGAAATCACAAGATTATGTGTATTGACGTAGACACAAACAAGCTACCAACCTCCTCATTATATAATGATTCAAAGTTTTGGGTCAGTTTTTCAGCCAGCTCAACTAAATCAGGTTGATCCCCAAAAGCAACACGGACATTGTTCCACAGCTGTAACATCAAATCTACAAATTAGTGCCCTCCACAAGTCAAAAATAAGAATGACTTGGCATCTAATAGAAAACACATTAGAGACCAGTATGTGAAGTCGAACATGAGGAAACCAATCATGATGTTTCTAGAGCCAAAGACTAAAATAGTTCAGAAGCAAGCATAAAAGAAGCATTCACAATAATCTTTATAAAGAGAAACAATACCATAAAAGCAGAGAAAGGTGAGCCTAAAAGGGAGTAGTAATCTAAAGAGAAAACAACATAGAAGACTGGTCAAGCAATTTGAAGTTTTGGAAGACAGACCTCGCGGACATCCTCCAGAAAAGCTTCATGAGATCCACCATAAGCTCCAGTAGCTAATCTTAGGTCAATAGTGCGGAAGTCAAGAGGACGGGCTACCATGGCTGGAGATCCAAGAAGCCCCTCATCATCATTATCTGaagaatttattaattttcttcccAACAAATTGCAAAAAACCTTTGAATCATCTGCAGCAGCGGCACGACGTAATACAATGCGACATTGTTTCATGATAATGTCAGAAATTGAtataacaattttctttttctggctTTTATTGGGATTCGATTGCAATCCTTCACCACCAACTTTAACCAACACTGAAAGAACTGCTTTCTGTTTATAAACAAGAATAATATTCAATTCAGGATCATGTTttcttaacaacaacaaaaattaagaacACTTTATTTTAACCAGATGAACTACCACATTGTAACATAGAGAATAATATGAAGCCATTAGTTCAGTTATTATACATTGATGAAGAAACTCTCTGTAATAGGTAACATGAACCCCACGATATACACTGAATTCTATCACAAGGTTTTTGGTCAGATATCTGATCTAATGGTCAAGAAACTGTCAACAGTTTTATCAATGCAACTAAATAGTGGTTCTACCTTAGTTTTGGTTTGGCCACTTCCATGTATATCACATGCACCCcctaaaaacacacacacacacacacacacacaaaaggaGAAATGCCACTGAGAAGCACCTTTGTTGGTCCAGAAGCATTGCCCTTGTACACTTCCTTACTGATTGAATGCTCCAGTATTTCCCTTGCCCATTCTGGTGGATTCTTTTCCAGAGCCTCATAAACACACTTTCTGATTCGGGTGCCTACATTTGTTGGTAGCTTTCTGACAGGTTCTAGCATCTGTGCCCATTCAGGAACATTACCATCATTTGCCAAAAAAATTTCAGGAGCACCCTTTGCATTAGactcttcttcttccatggtTAGTATGTCATTTTCTCTGCTTAAAGAACCAAAAATTGTCTTTGTAGCCTCTGCAAGCAGCTGAGAGCCAAACAAAAAAGCTTGTCATTGATACTTCTATCATTCCTTTCAGTTTGACAACCTAAATTGTAGTCCAGAAAAGTTTGACCAGCAgcaaaatataaaatctaaacACATGGAATGCCatacaaaaaaatactttaaaaaggAAACTGAATTGCCAGATAAAACAAGCACTCCACTCGTGTCATGACAAAGCTGACTAAAGGAATAAAACTATGCCATATCCAAATGAACAGCAAGTACTAAACCAGAAAGGCTTGGTTAGGCTAACTTGTCAACAttataggaaaaagaaaagcagaACTTAGCCAGTACAACATTCTGACAAGCATTTAACTACCATTTTTGCTAAATCACAAAGGAACAGCAAGTCTAATGTGAAGTACTTAGACTAAGCATGATTCAAAGAACTATTATCATGGGGAATCCAAGCCTATAATTAAAGTATGTCCACTAAAATGATAAAGAAGAGTTTTagtctttaatatatatatatatatgaatgtcCTTAATTTGCTTAGCAATTTAGTATGCTATAGGCATTCTCCACAGTAAGCATCATAATTCTTCCTGGTTCTTATTCAAAATCCCATTGTTTTCCTCAGTTATCGCCATTTCTTAGTCCATCCTCCctttaaatcaataaattttcaatcaactagtttaaacaaattaaagtttGAGTTCATAACCTGTTGAATCGAAATTCAAGTTCTTAGCCCATAAATAATAATTGTCAAATTCAATTCTGCTCACAAGTTGTGCCCTGTTTCCATAAGCcgtataaataaatgaaaatgtcCTAGTTATccatataaaaatcaaaagtgaTCATTAGACCCCATCCCAAAGTATCAACAAGTTCAGAGGAAAAAGACTTGCCTGGGTTGGCAATACCCCACCTATCGTTTAGCCTTCTAGAAATTATTAAACCTAAAGTGACTTTCTTACAATCTAATCTCTTGTTTGGAAACCATAAAAACCTGTATCTTAGAATTGAGCCTAAATgccaaataaatttatatcaaggtcccatgttttttttttgaacggccTATCAAGGTCCCATGTACTAGCATTGTGAAGCAAATGAGTATTGAGTATCTAATCACATTAGGCAAGGTGATGATAAAACTCAATGATAATTGTATTAAGAAGCTATGCTCACCTGTGCATCTGCTTCCATCCCAGCCACACCAGTAAGAGAACCACACAGCAAACCACCATCACCACGTAAGCAACGAAATACTTTAGCACTCTCGCGAGCAGTAATTTCTGCAGACTCAAGGTTACCATCCATTGACAAAAAAGCCAACATATACCTACGAGCTAATTCTGGCCAAGTCAATTCATTAATAGGAAGCATATTGAGCTTGGTTCGTTTAGCAGGAACTGCACTATCCATATCTTTCCTTCTTCCCCGTCTTGTTCGTGATTCTCCAGGTTCAGAATTTGGATCTACCAGGGCAGCCACCTTTGACAGCAATTCACCTATTAGAACTCTTAGCAACGATTTATGAGCCTTGGTCAAAGCTACACCGAAGCATCTGGCATATGTGAAAGAGGCAAGCTTAACTTGAGCTGTCTCTTTCATTGCTTCTGTTTCCACATGAATAAATGCATGAGAACTTTCTATGGAAACTGATGGATCAACTTCACATCTTGGGGATAATAATGGTCTACCATTACCATCAGCTCCTAGGGAAATAAAAACTTGACTTTCATCCATGTCCCTCTCAGATTTCTCAAGAAAATTTGATCCATCAAACCAGGGGTTAATGAGTTCTTTCTCAAGTTCATCTAATGTCAATGG of the Glycine max cultivar Williams 82 chromosome 13, Glycine_max_v4.0, whole genome shotgun sequence genome contains:
- the LOC100797836 gene encoding homeobox-leucine zipper protein HAT5, with the protein product MESGRIFFDASASRGNNMLFLGNTELAFRGRSMMSMEEASKRRPFFTSPDELYDEEYYDKQSPEKKKHRLSSEQVHLLEKNFEEENKLEPERKTQLAKKLGLQPRQVAVWFQNRRARWKTKQLERDYDVLKSSYDTLLSSYDSIMKENEKLKSEVVSLNEKLQVQAKEVPEETLCDKKVDPLPVDEDMAPIFSTRVEDHLSSGSVGSAVVDEGSPQVVVDSVDSYFPADNYGGCMGPVERVQSEQEDGSDDGRSYLDVFVASETENQNHEEGEALGWWTNMYYVG
- the LOC100820223 gene encoding methyl-CpG-binding domain-containing protein 9 — encoded protein: MIMELSDSTGGDRNLNAPPPLPPPHNNHNQDARSGLGIDLNEIPSPSSSFPETLPGSVTVDVVRSYHDNPAPPPGGPAALPRSGSSPCAACAKPSPAAGSHHQLVVCDGCERGFHLACAGIRGGGRQAASLDEWVCGECVAAGVKSKRWPLGVKQLLDINAPPPSDAEGDGGDDEVQVSRKHALGDNSFAANPFGALVTNSNFNNGNANGFEKASEVVTHAVRVGFEDILNHTQSITRSFEEALRDFVSERRGVLEEGWRVEFRQSVSNSELYAVYCAPDGKIFDSVYEVACYLGLTSGYNSIESELRSERSLPSLGGPPSRKRKSTRTTVANGSMENRGTSTNSNCKDPPCDGLNVECASARGNIPKPSEIGRKEDCHSCSQQSADGLPLQFKDFFVLSLGKVDGRPSYYDVNLIYPVGYKSCWHDKITGSLFTCEVLEGGDSGPIFRIRRCSCSEFPVPVGSTILSMSKLCQVVSQTNEGERKTNANMDLDYDEGLQMMLLDSCLPTENDILSCFPSCSIESRDMSDVLHPITSSVQDNASNSLADNLGFNGLGEILVEERSSFSAWRVISQKLVNACKDILKLKGTLKFYCNHVDKWDLRNGKSDTYCTSLDKFCGSLGSVGIPDVIYSDNDLEGIYVALGKWLEQDRFGLDVEFVQEVLEQLPSVQDSLQYELLNNRNNSSSLPTVENGFLVVEWRDGSKYQEEAVQALYGRSKKVTEKSIKESCHPPLGKPLCSRAPGELIGDIFQAWELLKRFHEILDLKEPLTLDELEKELINPWFDGSNFLEKSERDMDESQVFISLGADGNGRPLLSPRCEVDPSVSIESSHAFIHVETEAMKETAQVKLASFTYARCFGVALTKAHKSLLRVLIGELLSKVAALVDPNSEPGESRTRRGRRKDMDSAVPAKRTKLNMLPINELTWPELARRYMLAFLSMDGNLESAEITARESAKVFRCLRGDGGLLCGSLTGVAGMEADAQLLAEATKTIFGSLSRENDILTMEEEESNAKGAPEIFLANDGNVPEWAQMLEPVRKLPTNVGTRIRKCVYEALEKNPPEWAREILEHSISKEVYKGNASGPTKKAVLSVLVKVGGEGLQSNPNKSQKKKIVISISDIIMKQCRIVLRRAAAADDSKVFCNLLGRKLINSSDNDDEGLLGSPAMVARPLDFRTIDLRLATGAYGGSHEAFLEDVRELWNNVRVAFGDQPDLVELAEKLTQNFESLYNEEVVTYVQRFVEYAKLECLSAEMRKEVGDFIESTNEIPKAPWDEGVCKVCGIDRDDDSVLLCDTCDAEYHTYCLNPPLARIPEGNWYCPSCVVGKHATQNVTERTQVIGKRQSKKFQGEVNSLYLESLAHLSAAIEEKEYWEYSVGERTFLLKFLCDELLNSSLIHQHLEQCAELSAELHQKLRAHSAEWKSLKTREDILSTKAAKIDTFSLNTAGEVGLKEGFASLLSNTGKCLVQPHTAVDNPSNFGVFVDSLPSEEVTKDKYRFDSVDKSISVTNSDSDSQNMNSIDVEGQFRNVSGAVESQCTDKSPKSFPLPNHMPQETNGAGGASLVQGKNQKCEGKDIPTPVSYQQGMPVDVPQISVNESEPYHLELIAIKRDISLLQDSITSVASQLLKLSVRRECLGIDSIGRLYWASALPGGRSRIVVDASAALLHGRGMTFSRDYVEKFSVLQHCALSDKDSSLMSQPSNPLGNSSPWIAYETDVEIEELLGWLDDSDPKERELKDSIMLGPKSRFQQFINAQTEDRAKDQGNVSMPRNREKTVSNSLVTKATSLLEKKFGPFVEWDNSEVLKKQNRKTRTTNDEKLYRCECLEPILPSRKHCTHCHKTVASDIEFDGHNDGKCNAGLLAIEKNKDKNGSSKGRGNLKCDTLHEKFRADAETALTSVSGSSKLSSRLIKFSNEESTCPFNFEDICSKFVTNDSNKELVSEIGLIGSDGIPSFVPSVSPFVSEYTLSAQKDESIVGGVSIVSESRVSQGNTDGAGTCLDHKSGISTGKLAANESNKSNKSSLREQRDGKFSFCSPASVMGADGCCVVPSPSLRPLVGKASHILRQLKINLLDMDAALLAIALRPSKAVPDRRQAWRTFVKSAKTIYEMIQATFTLEDMIKTEYLRNDWWYWSSFSAAAKSSTLPSLALRIYSLDLAIIYEKMPNSSFTDSSEPSVIAEPKPLMNVDTEKSKASRKSTRKRKESDS